AATATCAATTGTTTCACTTGCTAATTTTTGTTCTAGCGCAGCTTTTTGCAATGCTGCTTGACGCTCGCTTAATGCACCGGTAATTGCTTCACGTACAGCGTGAATTTGTGCACCAAACTCTTTACGTTGTTCAGGATCCATTTTACCAAGCGACTTAGATTGTTCCGCGAGCTGGCTTTTTTTCCCCGTAAATTGCACTCGTACTTGATCAAGTGCAGCAAGGTCTTGAGCTGCTGCAATCGCAGCGAGCGCTTCAGTGGTCAGGGCTTCCAGTGACATAGTAACTCTCAAAGCAACAGGTTAAAAATATTTTTAAAAACCACATATTCTAACAGTTTTTAGGCACTATGATGAAGTGTCGTTTTAATGAAAATTAGAATAGCGTCAATAAATATAAAAAGTATAAGATAAACACATTATCAATCAGATCAAATCATTATGGCACTCGATCAAATTTGGAAGCAGCAACTCACTTTAGTGACCTACGGCAATGAATTTTTAAATCAAGATTTAAGCTTTAGCCGCTGGGTGCAGCATTCTATTTTTAATCAGCATGCCTTTGCTTTTCGTGATTTAATCTCGCAACATCTATTGGCACAACATTTTCAGGTTTGGCTTGAAGGTTTAAAAAAACAAGGGGTTAAACGACTTAGTCTGCATCGCTCTACCCTTCTGATTGATGAACAGAATCCAAATCCAAATGTTGAGCTTTTGGCTTTAGACCATTTCATTGTCAGTCATGAGTCACATAAGAAGCATGCATGGATCATTGGTAAAGAACTCGCAGAATGGTATAACGCAGATAATGACTATGAAGCGCCTGACGCTCAACGTTCGAAAATACGTTTTGAAACCATGTGGCGTTATGAACTCAGTCCAAAATTTGCAAAACGTATTGATGCTGACCTAGAACAACCGAAATGGAAAGATATTCAGGTCTTTACCAACCACGAATTATTTGAAAGCAAATTTGCACAAGACTTCCAGGATCCAACACAAATTGGGCAACCCTATTACGGTTTAAAATCCGCATTAGATGTCGGTATCAGTACGAAATTGGCACTCATTCCAACCGATTATCAAGCCGATTATGCCCATGAAACGCTTTATCGTTTCGATGCGCTCTATGATTTTATTCAAGCTCAAATTCAGCATCCGTATAACAACGAGGGTGAAACATTAACTCCTGAACAACAACTGGATTTACGCCATTTTGCTGAAAAGATTGAGGATTTACATTCTAAATTTGTTGTGAAAGTTGCTAATCATTATAAGACTGCACACATTCAACCACAGATGGTTTCTGACCCACTTGCAGGCGTAAGCACCGAAAACCGCCACGGTTTCAGTAAACCTGAACGTCCTAATTTGGCTCAAAGTTCAGGGGCATCTAGTGTGATTAAACTGATTTTAATTACTATTGTGATCTGTGTGATTGGCTATTACTTTGGGCTTTAAACATATTCATTAACAAAGTCAGTTGCTTCGGTTTTCGAATGCGAAGCCATTGGATATGTTGATACTCAGGTGCATGCATTAACTTCAAATAATGCTGTCGATTCTTGCGATGTGTTTTTACCATCCACCAAATAATTGAGTCTTGCCCAAAGAGTTTTGTTAGATTTTCCCGATTGTTTGAACTCGGCCAAAGTTTATGTTGCGTCCATGCACGATGGATTGCCCGTTGTATTGACCGTTTGAAATTGACATAAAACGGATAATCAAGCCAGATAATCGTATCGATGTTTGCCCATTTAATCGGAATGGTTCGGGTATAGTTTCCATCAATGACATAACCCTGCGGAGCATGATCAATCGCCTGCTGAATTTTCTGGAAAAAATCCTGATCCTGACTTTGTTCCCAGTTATCCAACCAAAATAAATCATCAAGTTCAATATAAGCTAAACCTAATTTATTCGCCAAACTTCGCGCAAAGGTAGATTTACCTGATGCCGAGATTCCAACAACATTGATTCTCTGCATACAACCAATTAATTAATAGGGCGAAGTTCTATTTTTATGCGCTGTTTTTGGGTAGATGTATGAATGTAATGTGTAATGGCTGCAATTTCAGCTTCAATTTCATTGCCTGAGTCATCGACAAAACGTAGATACTCCCCTTCACGCGGAATGACGGCCAAATCAATCTCAAGTGCTGTTTCATTTAGACCCACAATTTCTACACGCATATTGCACACCTTTTTTTATAATGAAATGATTTAGATCTTATTTAGCGTGATTTTTTTCAATAAGCCTAGATGAATTCTGTAATCAAAGATGAACAACTCATCCCATTAAAAATAAAGCAAAAAAAAGACCGCTTAAAGCGGTCTTTTTTTAAGTCATAAAGACTTATGCAGCCAATGCGTCTTTAGCTTTAGCAGCTAGAGCAGAAAACGCAACTGCGTCATGCATAGCGATGTCAGCAAGTACGCGACGGTCGATAATCACTTGAGCTTTTTTCAAGCCAGCGATCATACGGCTGTACGACAAACCATTTTGACGTGCACCAGCGTTGATACGTGCAATCCATAAAGCGCGGAATTGACGTTTCTTTTGACGACGGTCACGGTAAGCATATTGACCAGCTTTGATTACCGCTTGGAACGCTACGCGGTAAACGCGTGAACGAGCACCATAGTAACCTTTAGCGCGAGCAAGAATTTTTTTGTGACGGCGATGAGCCTGTACACCACGTTTTACACGAGCCATTTATAATCTCCTTAGATGTACGGGCACATACGGCGAACTGAAGCAACGTCACTTACGTGAACCATTACACAGCCGCGTAATTGACGAATACGCTTAGCAGATTTTTTGGTCAAAATGTGGCGTTTGAACGCTTGTTTACGCTTAAAACCGTTAGCAGTCGCTTTAAAGCGTTTAGCTGCACCACGGCGAGTTTTCATCTTAGGCATAACAACCTCTTTTGAACACCTGTTCGGCTCGTTTGCACCATTACAAAACGACCTGCAGGTAAGGGAGCGCATATTCTAATTCATATCGCTTCAAAACAAAAGCATTGCTCGTCGTTTATTCAATTCTTTTGCTCCCCCTACCAAATAACATGAGTAATACAGCAAGAAATGATTGGATTGTATAAAGATCACTCTATAATTCATCTACTGATTTTTGCCTTCATTTTCCCATGCTAAAACAAACAGATGCTTTTGCAGCGCTGCGGTATCGTGATTTCTCTATTGTGACTTTGAATCAATTTTTCCTGACTTTAGCGATTTTGATTCAGGAAATTATTGTGGCTTACTCCCTCTATAAAATTACCAAAGATCCGCTCACACTCGGTCTTATTGGGTTAGCGGAAGCAATTCCTTTTATTGCACTTTCGCTTTGGGGTGGCTATTTTGCTGACCGTTTTAATAAGCAGACCATTATGAAAATCTGTTTATTTTTCTCGATTCCGATGCCACTCATTTTATGGAATTTATTCCACCAACATATCTTAAATCACATCTCTACCCTGCAACTTTCTCTCGGCATTTATGCAGTGATCTTTTGTTTAGGGACAATTCGCGGTTTTTATGCACCTTCTGCAACTTCTCTTAAGCCGTTTCTAATTCCTCGTGAGCTTTATACCAATGGTGCAACATGGACGACAATTGGCTGGCAAAGTGGTGTGATTATCGGACCCATGCTCGGTGGATTTATGCTGGCATTTTTAGGACGTGAAACCAGCCTGTTTAGCGTGGCAGGCTTATTAGTCATCTGTTTCATTTTGATTCATCTATTAGAAAAAAGAGTTTTTCCGAAAATTGAAACCGATGACGTGCTGCGTAGTTTAGGTGATGGTTTTCGCTTTATTTGGGGCAATAAAATCGTGCTGTGGTCGATTTCTTTAGACCTTGTTTCAGTACTGTTTGGTGGCGTAATTGCCCTGCTTCCAATCTTCGCAGAAGACATATTAAAAGTCGGTCCTGAAGGATTAGGTTATTTACGTGCAGCCCCTTCCATCGGTGCATTGCTGACCATGATTGCCTTAACTCGTTTCCCACCAACACATCATGCATGGCGCAACATGTTGTTGGCTGTCGCAGGTTTTGGCTTCTTTACCCTCTTGTTTGCCGTATCCAATTCAATGTGGCTATCGCTTTTTGCATTGGCAATGACAGGTGCATGTGACAGCGTGTCAGTTGTGGTTCGACAAACCATTTTACAGATCTATCCACCTGAAAATATGCGTGGCCGTGTCGCTGCCGTAAATGGCATGTTTGTGTCATCCAGTAATGAATTAGGTGCTTTTGAATCAGGTCTTGCGGCCAAATACATGGGTACCATTATGGCGACTGTATTTGGAGGATGTATGACCTTGGTTGTGGTTGCGATCAGCTGGGCAAAAACCAAAGATTTATTTAGTGTAGATATCACCAAAGCATCAAAACCCGATTAATACAGCAATTGGACTTGTCAGTATTTCTGTTTCGAGAAATACTGCACAAGCTCTAGCACTCTACTCATGCGATTCAGAACTTTTAATTTATGAAATATGCACTTCCTCTTGCTGTGATTGCGAGTTTCACAGCAACCAGCACTTATGCAGACAAGATTCATCAACTCCCATCACAAAGCATTCAAGTGAGTTCTGCACATCTCACCACCCGCATTGAATGGCAAAAATTCCCACACATTAAGATTAATGATTCTGATCTTAAAGATTCACCACGTTCGGCAGTGGTCCGCATTCATGCCAATACCCAAGGCAAAGTGAACCATGCTGAGATTCAAGACAGTACTGGTTTAAAGGCGCTCGATCAGAAAATTATTCAAGCCGTTCTAAACGCACGCGTTAAACCGCATATTGAAAATGACATTGCAATGCCGATCATTGGTTATCAAGTTTTCAACCTTAAACCTTCTGAAGAGCATGAAGCATGTCAATACACATTTAACTCTCAGCTTTGGCAAAAACAGCAAAAGAATCCTAAAGCACAGTTTCAGTATTTAGAACAACCCAATCTACATATCAGCACTTTAGATTTAAAAGGTTCAGATCGTAAGATTATCTATAAAATGAAGCTAAAACATGATCAGATCCAAAGTATTAAGATCATTCAAGGTTCGGGGATCTATACTTTAGACCAGCAATTCAAGTCGGATTTACAAGGGACGAAAGTTCGTATAAAAGCCAAAGCATCTCATCTTTGGTTATATAAGCCACGCCAGATCAAAGACCAAATAACATTTAAATTAACAAGCTGTTCTTAATGAATAGCTTGTTTTTTGAGGCTGTGTTATTGAGTTATGATTTTACAAAACATTGAGAAAAATGAGATAGACACACAGATAACGCCCTATCTTTGCAATGCTAACCATCAATAGAAAACGGTAAAAATTTTCTTTCATTAAGCCCGCAATCAGGGTAATAGGATCGCCAATAATCGGCAGCCAACTCAGCAATAAAGACCAAAACCCATAGCGTTGATACAGTCTCTGGGCTTTAGATAATTGTTTCTGTGAAACAGGAAACCATTTCTTATTTTTGAAATGCTCAATTCGAAGCCCTAGATACCAATTGACACAAGACCCAAGTACGTTACCAATACTCGCCACTACAATAAGAACGAAGACAGAATCTTGTGCTTGTGCCAATAAAGCTAAAAGTACAGCCTCAGATTGCAAAGGTAAAAGAGTTGCTGCACCAAAGGCTGAAATAAAGAGCAGGATTAAGCTCATAGAGCGATTATTTTAATCCCAATTGTTTTTTAGTTTTTGAATATTCAAAGCTCGACCAAACCACCATTGCAAGAATGGCAAAAATACGCGCCCATTTATATGAACTTGCAATCGGATCAATGGCTGCAGACAAAATTGCCAGATCATGTGTATTTAAGCTTGTCAGGACATTTTGAATATGCACAATTTCAGCCACAAATAAAGCCAAGCATGCCACCACACCTAAAATAATGCTCCAATACACTTTGGGATTTGTTTCGACAATACGCGTCGCATTTAAGAAAAATGATTTCATAACATTACCTAATAAAAAACCACCCGAAGGCGGTTTATTCAATGAAGGATATCTTAGCATAAAGTCCAATCAAGGCTTGACCTCAATTGCCAATGCTTTTTGCACAGCAGAACGGGCTTTAATACGCTCTACATAATTTTGTATATTAGGATAGTCGACTAAATCTATCCCTTGCCATTCATAGCGCAGAATCCATGGGAAGATGGCCATATCTGCAATTGAGTATTCCCCTGCAACAAAGTCCTGCCCAACCAGATGTTTATTTAGAACACCATACAGACGCTTGGTTTCCTCTACATAACGATTGGTCGCATAAGGAATACGCTCAGGTGCAAATCGACTGAAATGATGGTTTTGTCCCAGCATTGGCCCAAAACCACCCATTTGCCACATCAGCCACTGCTCGACTTGAATACGATCTACTTCATTACTCGGGTAAAATTGACCTGTTTTACGACCTAAATATTGCAAGATCGCACCCGACTCAAATACAGAAATCGCTTCGTGATTTGGACCATCCTGATCGACGATAGCGGGAATTTTATTATTTGGTGAAATGGCTAAAAAGTCAGGTTGAAATTGATCATTAGCTAAAATATTAATGGGAATAATCTGATAATCGAGCCCCATTTCTTCCAATGCGATACTGATTTTTAGACCGTTTGGTGTACCCCAATAATACAGATCAATCATTTTTGTTATGCTCAATTAAAGCCATTTTTGGCGTGCGTTTACACCTTAATGCATTTCAAAAAAAACAACAAGATTGATTTTATAAAATTTTAATTTGTTTTATATCAATACCTTGTTTAAATATTTTAAAAAACTTCCCACTTTTATTCTTGAAAATCTTGGTACTGATCATATATTTATTTTGCATAAGGATTGAAGCAATCTTATGCACTGTTGATGTCCAACATGACAGATTGAATATCTTGTTTTTATAACTTTGCTTGATTTGAGAGAGTTCTAATCATGAGTAACTTAAATCTTCATCCATTATTTCGTCGTAGCATCGGTTTCGATCGCTTAAATGATTACATTGACTACGCAATGCAAAGCGATACCCCTAACTACCCACCTTATAACATTGAGAAATTAGGTGAAAATAGCTATCGCATTGTGGTTGCTACAGCAGGATTCTTACAAAGTGAGCTTGAGATTAATCTAGAAAATCAGCTGCTGACTATTTCAGGTAAACCAGAAGCTGTAACTGATGAAACCATTGAATATTTACATAAAGGCATTGCACGCCGTTCATTCAAACTGTCTTTACGTTTAGATGAATATATCGAAGTTCAACAAGCTGATTATGAAAATGGTCTGCTTGTGATCGACTTACAACGTGTTATTCCTGAAGAAAAATTACCACGTAAAATTCCAATTGGTAAAAAACTACTGTTAGAAACAGCTGAAAGTAATGAAAAAACTGTGAATGCGGAATCATAACTTATAACTAAGAAAGACCCGAATATGGGTCTTTCTTTTTATGTAATCATTGTTATTCATTTGAGCAAAACATAAAAAAAGCCCTGCAATTGCAGTAATGCCAGTCAGTTAAGAAATTGACTGGCATTTTCTTGGATATTTTTGTGCTTTAATTTTCACTACTCGCGGACATTGCCTTTGCCTTTTTTCAGGTAATACAAATATTTTAGATTGTTCAAATAATTGTGCTAAATGTTTGGGTAGATTTCCTGCTGATTCTAAAGGTGTGTGCCTTAAGATATTGATAATACTCATAGATGCAATATGGAAACTGATCCTTAAAGGACTCACCTTTGCATGTTCAGCGATAAACCTCATCTGTCTTCTTAAGATATTATAAGCAATAAATACCCCCACAATTCTTGATAGACCAAATCAGGTTGTTTGCTTCTTAAAATTCTTGCATCCTGTAAATCACTTTTAATTTCCCGATAACACATTTCTATTTCCCAACGCTGGATATAAAGCATTGCAAGGTCTTTGAATGGATAAACTTCAGAATCTGTTAATGATGTAATGTAACGTCTTATTTTTCCTGCATATTCAACTTCAATTAAACGTGCTTCCCAATAGTCACCCAATGACGGATTTATCTTTTTTGCTCTTGCTGAAACAGGCATTTTGATCTGAAAGTCATGGGCCGCATTATAATGAATCACTTCATAACGCAGGTTGTCCTTTGCTCGCATCAACCAATGACTCTCTTCTGCCTGAGATTGCCAACTCACTAAAAAATCAGCAGAGAAGTAAGCACGATCAAATAGGGTAATACTGCGAACTGGTGCTTTTAATTGACTGGCTAAGGTTAATTCACCTTGATCCATACTGCCAATTTGGGCATCAATCATTTCATGTGTATTGGTATTCACCAGGCAAGTCGCTCTGACTTGTGGGTAAGGGGTAGCTGCTGTTTTGCCTTTGGATGAACCAAAGTGCTTAAAGTTTTCTTCTGTATGAGGCATAGACCAAACCACACCATCTACAGCACAAACGCATAGACCGTGAAAGTTGCTATATTGTTGTTGTGAGTCTTTAAACCATGCCTGACTTAATGTCGAAAATAAAGCACTCATGGGCTCTAAGCCTAAGCGCTGTCTTGCTTGTACGGATGCACTCGGTACACAGTATTCTGCCGTACCGAAAACAAGTTGCAATTGTTGAACCACATACCAAATCGGTTGATTTCGAAATAGAGCAAGTCCGATTACCAGCCAAACAACATGTTCAGCAGGCAGTTTTCTTTTTCGAATTGATGCTTTACCTGTTTGGTTTAAGCAATCTTCAATCCAGTTTAAATCAATCAATTCACTGAATTGTGAAAGTGAAGGTAGGGTTTGTTTTAATGTTAAATCTAAATTCTGAGATAAATTCATAAAAAAAGAGCGTATTTACATACGCTCTTTTTACAGTATTTTAACTTTTTTTGCTTAACTGACTGGCATTACTGCAATTGCAGGGCTTTTTCGATCAATGGATGCTTACTTTTTACGTTTAGGTCCAAGTAGCATACCCATTTGACGACCTTCCATTTTAGGTGTTTGTTCAACTACACCAACTTCAGCTACGTCAGCTTCAATTTTTTGCAATTGAGCAAGACCCAATTGTTGGTGAGCCATTTCACGACCACGGAAACGAAGGGTGATTTTTACCTTGTTGCCTTCTTCAAGGAACTTGATAATTGCACGTAGTTTTACGTTGTAATCACCAACATCAGTACCAGGGCGTAGCTTGATTTCTTTCACCTGTACTTGATGCTGTTTTTTCTTCGCTTCTTTTTGCTTTTGCTTAAGATCAAACAAATGCTTGTTGAAGTCCATGATTTTACAAACAGGTGGCTCTGCATTGGCTACGATCTCAACAAGGTCAAGATCAACGGCTTCTGCTGCACGTAAAGCTTCAGCCAAGCTTACGATACCTTTTTGCTCACCATTTTCGTCTACAAGACGGACTTCTTTTGCACGAATTTCATCATTCAACGCAGGACGGTTTGACTTGTTACCGCCCTGTTGATTACGGTCAGGCTGTTTAATCGCTGTTACTCCACAATGTACCGGCCGCGTTCGGCTACGGCTGTTTTTACCAGG
This window of the Acinetobacter sp. NCu2D-2 genome carries:
- a CDS encoding adenylate kinase: MQRINVVGISASGKSTFARSLANKLGLAYIELDDLFWLDNWEQSQDQDFFQKIQQAIDHAPQGYVIDGNYTRTIPIKWANIDTIIWLDYPFYVNFKRSIQRAIHRAWTQHKLWPSSNNRENLTKLFGQDSIIWWMVKTHRKNRQHYLKLMHAPEYQHIQWLRIRKPKQLTLLMNMFKAQSNSQSHRSQ
- the rplT gene encoding 50S ribosomal protein L20; translation: MARVKRGVQAHRRHKKILARAKGYYGARSRVYRVAFQAVIKAGQYAYRDRRQKKRQFRALWIARINAGARQNGLSYSRMIAGLKKAQVIIDRRVLADIAMHDAVAFSALAAKAKDALAA
- the rpmI gene encoding 50S ribosomal protein L35; this encodes MPKMKTRRGAAKRFKATANGFKRKQAFKRHILTKKSAKRIRQLRGCVMVHVSDVASVRRMCPYI
- a CDS encoding MFS transporter, with amino-acid sequence MLKQTDAFAALRYRDFSIVTLNQFFLTLAILIQEIIVAYSLYKITKDPLTLGLIGLAEAIPFIALSLWGGYFADRFNKQTIMKICLFFSIPMPLILWNLFHQHILNHISTLQLSLGIYAVIFCLGTIRGFYAPSATSLKPFLIPRELYTNGATWTTIGWQSGVIIGPMLGGFMLAFLGRETSLFSVAGLLVICFILIHLLEKRVFPKIETDDVLRSLGDGFRFIWGNKIVLWSISLDLVSVLFGGVIALLPIFAEDILKVGPEGLGYLRAAPSIGALLTMIALTRFPPTHHAWRNMLLAVAGFGFFTLLFAVSNSMWLSLFALAMTGACDSVSVVVRQTILQIYPPENMRGRVAAVNGMFVSSSNELGAFESGLAAKYMGTIMATVFGGCMTLVVVAISWAKTKDLFSVDITKASKPD
- a CDS encoding energy transducer TonB, whose protein sequence is MKYALPLAVIASFTATSTYADKIHQLPSQSIQVSSAHLTTRIEWQKFPHIKINDSDLKDSPRSAVVRIHANTQGKVNHAEIQDSTGLKALDQKIIQAVLNARVKPHIENDIAMPIIGYQVFNLKPSEEHEACQYTFNSQLWQKQQKNPKAQFQYLEQPNLHISTLDLKGSDRKIIYKMKLKHDQIQSIKIIQGSGIYTLDQQFKSDLQGTKVRIKAKASHLWLYKPRQIKDQITFKLTSCS
- a CDS encoding YqaA family protein; this encodes MSLILLFISAFGAATLLPLQSEAVLLALLAQAQDSVFVLIVVASIGNVLGSCVNWYLGLRIEHFKNKKWFPVSQKQLSKAQRLYQRYGFWSLLLSWLPIIGDPITLIAGLMKENFYRFLLMVSIAKIGRYLCVYLIFLNVL
- a CDS encoding glutathione S-transferase family protein gives rise to the protein MIDLYYWGTPNGLKISIALEEMGLDYQIIPINILANDQFQPDFLAISPNNKIPAIVDQDGPNHEAISVFESGAILQYLGRKTGQFYPSNEVDRIQVEQWLMWQMGGFGPMLGQNHHFSRFAPERIPYATNRYVEETKRLYGVLNKHLVGQDFVAGEYSIADMAIFPWILRYEWQGIDLVDYPNIQNYVERIKARSAVQKALAIEVKP
- a CDS encoding Hsp20 family protein, with product MSNLNLHPLFRRSIGFDRLNDYIDYAMQSDTPNYPPYNIEKLGENSYRIVVATAGFLQSELEINLENQLLTISGKPEAVTDETIEYLHKGIARRSFKLSLRLDEYIEVQQADYENGLLVIDLQRVIPEEKLPRKIPIGKKLLLETAESNEKTVNAES
- the infC gene encoding translation initiation factor IF-3, which codes for MKQPDRNQQGGNKSNRPALNDEIRAKEVRLVDENGEQKGIVSLAEALRAAEAVDLDLVEIVANAEPPVCKIMDFNKHLFDLKQKQKEAKKKQHQVQVKEIKLRPGTDVGDYNVKLRAIIKFLEEGNKVKITLRFRGREMAHQQLGLAQLQKIEADVAEVGVVEQTPKMEGRQMGMLLGPKRKK